In the Theobroma cacao cultivar B97-61/B2 chromosome 1, Criollo_cocoa_genome_V2, whole genome shotgun sequence genome, one interval contains:
- the LOC18611457 gene encoding nicotinamidase 1 — protein MVSKTIDLLKKDLPVEQSSLVLSQDVKTGLVLVDVVNGFCTVGAGNLAPRQPDKQISDMVEESVRLAKLFCEKNWPVFAFLDSHHPDIPEPPYPSHCIIGTDEARLVPALHWLENEPSATLKCKDCIDGFLGSIEEDGSNLFVDWVKNNQIKAILVVGICTDICVLDFVCSTLSARNRQILTPLEDVIVYSSACATFDLPVHVAKDINGALAHPQDLMHHIGLYIAKGRGARVVSEVSFAVCVESDTDL, from the exons ATGGTGTCAAAGACAATTGATTTGTTGAAGAAGGATCTTCCTGTGGAACAAAGCTCTCTGGTTCTTTCTCAAGATGTTAAGACTGGTCTTGTTCTTGTTGACGTTGTTAATGGCTTCTGCACCGTTGGAGCTGGAAATCTG GCTCCAAGGCAACCTGATAAACAAATATCTGATATGGTTGAAGAGTCTGTGAGACTAGCCAAGCTGTTCTGTGAGAAAAATTGGCCTGTTTTTGCTTTCCTTGATTCCCATCATCCTGATATTCCTGAGCCTCCTTACCCTTCTCATTGCATTATTGGAACTGATGAAGCAAGATTGGTTCCTG CTCTCCATTGGCTAGAGAATGAGCCTAGTGCAACACTTAAATGCAAAGATTGCATTGATGGGTTCCTTGGTTCAATTGAGGAAGATGGTTCAAATTTGTTTGTTGATTGGGTTAAAAATAATCAGATTAAAGCT ATCCTGGTTGTAGGGATATGCACAGATATTTGTGTATTGGATTTTGTATGTTCCACTCTATCTGCCAGAAATCGCCAAATTCTTACCCCTCTTGAGGATGTGATTGTATACTCCAGTGCTTGTGCAACTTTTGATCTTCCAGTTCATGTTGCCAAAGATATCAATGGTGCTCTGGCTCATCCTCAG GATCTCATGCATCACATAGGTCTGTACATTGCCAAGGGAAGGGGAGCCAGGGTTGTATCAGAGGTCTCATTTGCTGTGTGTGTTGAAAGTGATACAGACCTGTAA